TTTTATCGCTTTGAGAATTTACTGTAATCTGGCTAGATCATTTATTGGTGAATTCTCAGTTTCAGTATATTTGAGTCCCTCTTTTGGGAAATATGAATTGCTGAGGGATGGATAGCAGTGTGATGGCCAGTATTCTGGTATGCGAGTGAGGGAGGAATCCTGAAACACCTCACATTTGTTTAGAATATAGTTTAAATTGCTTGATCTTTGGGTATGAAGCCCACTCATTTTCTGTGCTGTCTTCAAATCTAGAAGTCCTTTGCTTTACACTTCCtgggaaataaatttcaaatctgTGGTGTGGGAGAAGCAATCGTCAAGCATTACCatgtgggggaaggaagggaagcagaATGTCATCCCAAAATATGCCTCCTTCACACAAAAAGTATTTTGAGGTAAAGGCAATTAAGAAATAACAAACACAGCAAAAGCTCTCTCTTTTTGCCTAAAGAAATTAATTCTTTTCCTGGagacagatattttttaaagattttatttatttattcatgagagacacacagagagaggccgagacccaggcagagggagaagcaggctccctgcagggagcccgacgtgggactcgatcccgggaccccggggtcatgccctgggccaaaggcgtcgctgaactgctgggccacccagggatccccctggagaTAGATTCTTATTAGCCCAGGGATGGCACTAGAAAAATCTGCAAATACAGCTTACTCCATTAGTGTTTCACGACATATATTTACCTTCTCTCAGTTTGCCATGTGGGAGCCCAAAACTGCTTTCCTCTGTCTGCCCATTTCTCTGTAAATTTACTGTTGTTTCTGAGGATGCTATATAAGCTGGAATTCCAAACGgctttttcaagtttcttttattttaggtttCTTCCATGTGTTGCGCACTGCacacattaataaaatgtttttttttctctggtcAATCTGTCTTTTTGTTTGAGTCCCAGATGAAAACCAGAGATGGGGGGAAGTAAAGCTTTGACTTCCCTACAGAAGGTTCCAGGCTGAAATTGCATCTTTGCAAGCAATTCTTGGAAGTTGTTAGCTCATTAATCACAAAATTAATGTGGCttaaataaactataaattaatttctctttcaagaAGCCATGTCCTGAGATAAACAACGCAGGAATTGCGTATAACTTGGACATGCATCAGGGGGATTTGCTGTAACTCGTTGCTCTCCACCTTCCACTTTGTAGTTAATGACAAATAACACTGTGATATTTTCCAGCTCCTTCCTACAAAGAGCTGAAGGTCACGTCTCCCTATTTTGAACCTAAGGTGGCCTTAGAATCACATCAACTCTCATAGCTGTGTCCTCCCATCCCAAGgtcttcataattatttttatttcagttgccTTTACTTTATCAAAGAGGATCACATATAgaatccaaataatttatgtcCACACCCCCACAAGGAGGTAAAGCTTAACTCCTCATTCCTTAAGAGGAAGCTACACTTAGTGATTTGCTTTCCAAGAGAACAgtatgaaaagagagaaaaagtcaCTCTAGAGAGGAAAACCCTGATAAGCACTACCTTAGCCAGGTGACAAAGGTTAacgttttcatttctttctgattaAATGGGGAGTGTCTTCTGGACCCGCAGGACTGCTGGCCACTGTGGCTGTAGGGGCTAAGTCAAGTATATGGCCCTTTCAGGATCTTTGAGGGTGCAGACGGAGTGTTTCCTGCTTAGTCCCTGTGTCAGCAAGACAATTGATGAACTGCTCCTGGGGCAGGCTGGAACCCTATTGCAGAACTACTCAGAATCTACAGTCTGACCCAGTTTGGTGGGCTCATCTCCAGGGGCTCTCAGACTCTGGCAGGGAGGGACTTGAGCTGGTTTGGCAGCTCCTTTGGGTCCACAGCCAAGTGGCGGTCTGCATGCCTCTTAATCAACCCGTGGATGGACATGATTCCCTCTGAGTGCCCTGCCATATGGTACTGGTCACAGGGCCAAGTCAAAGGGGCTGTATTTGAGTCCTCAGGGGTATGGATCTGATTCCAGCACTGTAGCTGGGACCCCTTCGTCAAGTCAAGCTGCTTGGGTATAGGCCTGTGATCTCAAAACAGTTCTCTGTGGTCTTGGGCTGCTGCACCAGGGTTGCACAGTCTCCTACCTGGATCCCAACCTCCCATGAGGGAGGCAGTTTTGTCTACGGATGGATGCCAAATTATCATTCAGGAATATGGAAAGGGGATGGCTTATTTCATCATCTTCTGACatcactcttcctttctttcttcttcgtAATTTTTGAATGATGCTTTTCTATTGCATAATccaaagaattttataattttccacaTTGAGATCTTATACATCTTTTGCTGAATTAGCTAAACCCTTGAGAATCTTGGATACACATATAATGGTGCAggcttttaattaaatattttagttgttCATGACTGGTCTAGAGatatgaaattgattttttatgtTAGTCCAGACATCTATATAaacacttctttcattttttctttggaaataatcATGTTTAATAAACAGTTTAATCCTACACTTAATCCCTTAACTTTAAATTTATTATCACGTTGCTCTTACTAGGTATAATAAAATGGTGAACTGCATTGGGGATAATGgacattttgtctttttcctaattttattttattttattttagtatttttcctaattttaaagaaaatacgtCTACATATTCCACTTTAGAATGTGTGTTCATTCAGTTTTTATAACTGTAATTTGACAGATTGATGAAGTTTTCTGATTtcactgtttttaaaatcataaaatagagtAAAAACTATCAAATATTCTTTTACCTATGAGacaatattgtttttatatttaatcaaCAATAAAAAGTTATCATCTAAGTAAGTCAAGTATACTGGAATAAGAAAAATCATCTGAAGAATCCTTAACAttaaagtaaacagaaaaattatttttataataatgaaaacacaaatcaCATGGAAAACTgtgtaaaagttttaaatatgtcattaaagtaaaaacaaaaaattatttaatcaaaCATTCAACATATGAGatcagaaacaaaaatgtaatacAACCAGAAGATCTTAAGtaaatgagttaaaataattATGCATACATGCAAACGTATATACAGATGTTATATTAATGAATCTAATTAATGAGTATGTATCAAATTTATGAGTTGCAATTTTAGATACAtctaagcaaaataaaactaGGAAAATAAACCTATGCAACAATTAGATATCACACtataaactatctttttttttttaaagtttttttttttttttttttatttatgatagtcacagagagagagagagagaaagggaggcagagagagaagcaggctccatgcaccgggagcccgatgtgggatttgatcccaggtctccaggattgcgctctgggccaaaggcaggcgctaaaccgctgcgccacccagggatcccacactataaactatcttaaaaataacaaccagaaattcaaaattctaatggcatgTAGTCAAACACATGGCAAATttaattaaagaatataaataggATAAAGTTCTAAAGATTAATAATACAAAGCATAGCTAACCACAGACACTGAAAGAATTAAATTATTGTAAGATGTGATTTTGTGTCACTCTACAGcaataatttttcaaatctaGAGAAGAATAAGGATTTTTCAATCAGTATACAGGTTGGGAAATGACCCCAGAATATAAGTAGACAGTAATGAGACCAACAAGCAAGTAAGCATGAGTGATACTGGAAAGATTACCAAACATTTATAACTAAGACCCCCATGACAAGATAGTTTTACAGCAACCACatcacatttatttgttttttatttaggaATCATTAGTTTTTGGATGATAGAAGGATATTATTAAGGATATTATTGGAGTAATACTTTGTATCAATTTGTATAATTTAGACAATGCCAATAATTGACATTGCCATATCACTGTGAGTACGCATTTGTGACAGATTGGATTATGATTTGGAGAAAACAAAGAGCATAGAACATTCAGTAATGTCTCTCTCACGTTTCTCCCTCCCCAGACATATAGATggatatgtaaatatttacatatatacatttgtaaatataaacaatttatagATATAATAAACTGCAGGTGTGTATTAATTTAGTATACTGTATTTGTAAGTTGCAACTTTGCATAcacctaagaaaaataaaacataaacagcAAACCTACATGGTAGCTAGATATCACACCATGAAATAATTATGTAGGATTATGAAAAatctgttgatttttaaattcattcctaaAGAATCTATTGAtgttataaagataaaataaactttgatCTTCAAAACTTTTAGATGGCTTTACTTGAAACTATAacaaattattgaaaatattgcTTTTAGTTGAACATAGTTTTATACATGGCTGGCATCAATGGAAAGATAATCTTCTCAACAATACCCTTTTTACAGCATTTTTCACCTCCTTATTCCTTAGACTATAAATCAGTGGATTCAACATAGGGATGATAAGAGTGTAGAACACAGCTATAATCTTGCTTTTCTCTGGGGAGGAGATGGCCCCGGGCTGGGCGTACATGAAGAACACGGTCCCATAGAACAAACTCACCACAGTGATGTGAGAGCTACAGGTGGAGAAGGTCTTACCCCTGCCGTGGGTGGAGGGGATCTTCAGGACAGTGGAGAGTATGTAAGCATAGGAAACCAGGATGACAGTCGTGGTGGTGACAATGATGAGGGAGGAGAGGATGAACAGCACCATCTCGTTCACAGACGTGTCAACACATGAGATCTTGATCAGGGCTGGGACGTCACAGAAGAAGTGGTCCAGGCGGTTTTCTCCACAGAAACGCAAGCTGAAGGTGAATCCTGTCTGGACCATGGAGTTGAGGCCTCCACAGATGTAGGAGCCAATTACTAAGTGAACACAAACCTGTTGAGACATACGGACAGGATAGAGGAATGGCGAGCAAATGGCTGAGAAACGATCATAGGCCATCACGGCCAGAAGAAAGCCCTCAGTCCCAACACagagagcaaagaaaaagaactgtGCTGCGCAGCCATTGTAGGAAATTTTCTTGTCCTTGGACAAGAAAGTAGCCAGAGCTTTGGGAGCAATGACTGTGGAGTAGCAGAGATCTAAATAGGACAAGTTTCTAAGGAAGAAATACATAGGTGTGTGAAGCCTCGAGTCCATCCTGATGACAATTATCATGCTGCTATTTCCCACCACGATGACCACGTAGACCAGCAAGAAGAATAGGAATAAGAGGATCTGTATGTCTGGAGCTGTTCTGAAGCCCAGCAGAATGAACTCAGTCACTCCTGAGGAATTCCGGCTCAGCTCGCTCTTCATGGCTGAGATCTATCTGAGAAGATGAGGGGATGACCATGAAGCCTGTGGAATGCCTTGTTAACTTTCGACTGCTGAAGTTTTCAGTGAGAGAAAAAGTGCTAAGAGGTGTCCTTGGCAACGTATCTGACAGAAGAaccttatttttctaatatatttagtGTCCTCATGCTGTGGGGAATGTAGACAGGCAGGGATGTCTGGGACAGTGATGACATCAGCCACCCTATGCCCTTTGCTCCAAGCTATGGAGTCAGGTGCACTGAGTCTAAACTTTACTTCTTTCAATCCAATAAATCTAAGATAACTACCTGCACTTCCAATGCCTTGAAATCTCTCAGAGGGAAGATACTGATAATACCTACATTAGAGGACCACTGTGAGGATAACATGAGAgagtagaaaaagaaacatttcagttACTAGCACACCTTAAAAGCATAATAAATAttagccaaataaataaatcagcaaaTAGGCACCTAAAAATTATGTTTGCATTCGGAATGGAAACCTGGGTGAAAACACAGGTCATTTCCTTCCCCACCACAAAGGCAGTTAATTTGGTTCTCAAAACATTTCACTATTTAAAAGACattaagagggatgcctgggtggctccgtggttgagcatttgcctttggcttgggtcatgatcctgggacctgggatcgagtcccacgtcaggctccctgcatggagcctgcttctccctctgcctgtgtctctgcctctctctgtgtgtctctcatgaataaataaaataaatttaaaacataaaacataaaaataataataaaaggcattAAGAAACATGAGGTCACTGCTTCATGAAGGAGAATGAAGCATCAAAGTCATGTGAAATGATCAATCAGACTCCTACATGAACATGCTCTGTTCAAACTCTACTTCCTACTTCATCTACTTTGAATCTCTGCTTTCTGATTCTGGTACCTCCAAGCCCTTGCTGCAGCCAAACTCcagcaagtcttttttttcttttcctgtcaaaTGCTAACTAAGATCTTAGTTATGGAAATTATTCTGTTTGCATAGAGAGACATATAATGGTTGAAGTACAGGATTAACTTCTCTAACAACAAAGAAGTGGTTTCTCTTCCTACATATATTGCTAATTAAATAGAAGATGTTACAAATAGAgcaaaaaatatcaatattacataggtttggcttttttcctttcttaaatgaCTATCCAtcttaataacaacaaaaagacaaaggagcacatggataaaatattaataattctaagtataaataatatttattatcagaaaaattaaatccaTAAAAGAAATTTCATGTTAAAATTATGTAGTTCCATTACTTTACTTAATTTCTGAACTgacaaaattttgttttcctttcaaggAACTTATTGAagtcacatttttatttagaaattttcataaaattagaGTCAGAGGTGAAACTGATTCAGCTTCTGtcttttttgtgtatgtgaagtcaaaatgtttttttagtTAAAAGTGTGACATTTCAATTCATATAAATCTGAGTTTTATTCATGTCCTGCCACTCACTGACTGACTAATCTTGGGTAAATTGCTCAAATTCCACAATCCTCAGGTTTCTCATTAGCAAACTGTGTCTTAGGACATTTACCCCCACTGGAttgttgttataaggattaaattaaatgacatgtataaattaaatgaaatatgtaaCATCTGAGAAGAAAAAAGTGCTCAATAACCAATGGATCTATGAAAGAttgaacagaaaaaagaatgtttgCTAAATTGAGAAAAATGGTCTTCAAAAAAAGTTGATTTTCAAAAACCATGTACCTTACTTGAGATCCAGCAGATTCCAAAGCATCACTGAAGAATGTTAATAGCTgattgttccaaaaaaaaaaaaaaaaaagccgattGTTCCTTTAAAGGAAGCTTGGAGGAAAGTGTAGTTAATTATAAAAACGCTTCATAGTCTATGTTAGACTTGTTCTACTGAGTACACTCAATCAGTagacttttttatttctaagtctCATGTAcctcatttttacttatttgaaccAAAAGAGAATCTTAGTTTGGGTCTTCAGTTGGAAACTCAAGAAATATCTTACTCTTTATGGTCTGCAAAGActgaatacaaaaacaaaacaaaacagaaaacaaaaaacgtTTTCTGCCATAAGTTTCATCCAGCCATATAGTTTATTCTTAAACCCAAGATGGGAGAttagaaatacatatatgtaaatgcaTAATGTTTATGAAAAGTAAGAAGGCCCAGGAGGTCAATTAGGTCAGGTTTTGCCAAACTTCCCCCTACCTCAGAGTCAGCTGGGGAGGCTTTGTTTTGCTCTGCTTTTAATGCTGACTCTTGGACCACATCTCATTCTTAATTCAGCTGAATATTGAAAATTATCTAGTAGTGAGATGAGTGTGGAGAAAcagttgtttatattttaagatttccaTCTgactaaaaaaaagaatcagtccCCATGTAGAAGTTTGAGAATCAGTGAATTTGGTCTTCTTCTTACTTCCTGGAAGAATAGTGATTTTCTCCATCAAAGTCAATCGAAATTATGATTAATTATAATGTTTCTTCTAAAAGTACACTTTTGACCCTTCCTTGCATTGTTTTACAAATACTACCCCCAAGAACTTCTATCTTTAACcaaaacaaatatgtaataaatacaaCCCATTTCTTGCTTTTCTGATGCAATGGATATTTAAAGTAGATTACTATAGGTTTATTTAAACCAAGTTCACTTCGAAGGTATTCCTTTACTTTCTTTACATTTCTACTCTATATATACATCTACTTTTATTTTGGGTTCTAAAAGACCATTTAAATAATGCCATAAAGtggaaagtatattttatatatagtaaaatgtcTTGGTCTGGAATATTTGAAGAAGCTCTGAGATTTTATGAAActtcaataattttaaataagattcTACAATTTAAATGACATAAGTTTAATGATTTATATCAAATTCTAAAAACAACTCCAAATCtaaaattattaacaataaaagttacaagtgaggggcacctgggtggctcagtggttgagtgcctgcctttggctcaggtcctgatcctggattcctgggatggagtcccacatcaggctccccagagggagcctgcttcttcctctgcctgtgtctctgcctctcttggtgtctctcatgaataaataaagtcaaataaataaataaataaataaataaataaataaatgttacaagTGGTACACCTACAGGTCAAGAATAATAGGACAATGAAAGCAAAGAACACGTGTAACTTTTTTTACTCTACATAGTTGCAAATTAACTTTTAATATGCATTATTCAGTTAATTAATATCAATACATGGCAAATgtcatattaaatttatttttcctttttatacttttgttgtgtatataaaatcatattttataaaataccttGTAATAGCTActaactattttaaaattctataacaCTCCTACTATACTGATGTAGTTATACTTGAGTATTCTTGCATAATATATTCATTATCTCAAACTGTTCTCATTTTGACTTTTTACTTAAATCTATTAATTTTGCAGTGCTCGTATAGTCAACTCTACTAGTACTCATAATCTCTCCTCAATGCCAggtatcaaatatatttaaatttcttatatttgCATATACTGTTCACAATCTCCacgtttaaaaattttttccaatCACATATGTTCCTCATTTGGAAACTAGAAATAACAATAGTATCTTCTCATAGAGTTGCTGtgtggattaaataaattaaaatatgtaaaacacagccatatatatatgcaaggtatcattattattaaatctcacatatactataaaatattaaggTAAAATTTCAATAGCAACAGCAACATGATATTACACTAAGAATATTcagtagcaagaaaaaaataaagaacataaaagagCCTGCCCATGAAAGAGGAAAGCTGTAATCCTTTGcagcaaaacaaattttaaaagaaactctgTTGGTTTGAAGAAAGTAAACTATTATTGAGGCCTGAAGATGTCTGTCTTCCTAAAGTATAGGAGTGGCAGAGTGGGATAGTAAATGTAGTTTTACTGTCCAGAAAACAGGATAACAGCACTGATGGGGTAAAAAGTTGCAATGCATGAAC
Above is a window of Canis lupus baileyi chromosome 25, mCanLup2.hap1, whole genome shotgun sequence DNA encoding:
- the LOC140616946 gene encoding olfactory receptor 9S13-like, which translates into the protein MKSELSRNSSGVTEFILLGFRTAPDIQILLFLFFLLVYVVIVVGNSSMIIVIRMDSRLHTPMYFFLRNLSYLDLCYSTVIAPKALATFLSKDKKISYNGCAAQFFFFALCVGTEGFLLAVMAYDRFSAICSPFLYPVRMSQQVCVHLVIGSYICGGLNSMVQTGFTFSLRFCGENRLDHFFCDVPALIKISCVDTSVNEMVLFILSSLIIVTTTTVILVSYAYILSTVLKIPSTHGRGKTFSTCSSHITVVSLFYGTVFFMYAQPGAISSPEKSKIIAVFYTLIIPMLNPLIYSLRNKEVKNAVKRVLLRRLSFH